The following proteins come from a genomic window of Streptomyces liliiviolaceus:
- a CDS encoding ketoacyl-ACP synthase III family protein, producing the protein MTEAGAGAGGAPAVESPAPDIRIAGCAVWLPPRTPVADAVAAGLCDEALATTTGMLSVAVARDEPAPEMAARAARTALERSGLGHAGVDSASGTGSDGVSGSDGVSGSGDVSLILHASFFYQGHDLWAPASYVQRTAVGNQCPAIEVGQVSNGGMAGLGLAVDHLRAGPAAGEPDRRVLLTTGDAFRPPGFDRWRSDSGTFYGDGGTALVLSSSEGFARIRGLATVSVPELEGMHRGDDPFGHAPFSHRPVVDLDACKKDFLATHRVPRVIAASGAAQDAAVERALAAAGVTLADVDRFVLPHLGRKRLRAGHLARFGIAEERTTWEWSRGIGHLGAGDQIAGFDHLVSSGSLGAGDLVVWMSVGAGFTYSCAVVEMLERPAWAATTPTPHTKLAGEAA; encoded by the coding sequence ATGACCGAGGCGGGCGCCGGCGCCGGGGGAGCTCCCGCCGTGGAGAGCCCGGCGCCGGACATCCGGATCGCGGGGTGCGCGGTCTGGCTGCCGCCCCGCACCCCGGTCGCGGACGCCGTCGCGGCCGGACTGTGCGACGAGGCCCTGGCCACGACCACCGGCATGCTGTCGGTGGCCGTGGCGCGGGACGAGCCGGCCCCCGAGATGGCGGCCCGCGCGGCCCGGACCGCCCTTGAGCGGTCCGGCCTCGGGCACGCGGGCGTCGACTCCGCGTCCGGCACCGGCTCCGACGGCGTGTCCGGCTCCGATGGCGTGTCGGGCTCCGGCGACGTGTCGCTGATCCTGCACGCCAGCTTCTTCTACCAGGGGCACGACCTGTGGGCGCCCGCCTCGTACGTCCAGCGCACGGCCGTCGGCAACCAGTGCCCCGCGATCGAGGTCGGCCAGGTCTCCAACGGGGGCATGGCCGGGCTCGGGCTCGCGGTCGACCATCTGCGGGCCGGCCCGGCGGCCGGGGAGCCGGACCGGAGGGTCCTGCTGACGACCGGCGACGCCTTCCGCCCGCCCGGCTTCGACCGCTGGCGCAGCGACTCCGGCACCTTCTACGGGGACGGGGGCACCGCCCTCGTGCTGTCCTCGTCGGAGGGCTTCGCCCGGATCAGAGGCCTGGCCACCGTCTCCGTGCCGGAGCTGGAGGGGATGCACCGCGGTGACGACCCGTTCGGCCACGCCCCGTTCAGCCATCGGCCGGTGGTCGACCTGGACGCCTGCAAGAAGGACTTCCTGGCCACCCACCGGGTGCCCAGGGTGATCGCGGCGAGCGGGGCCGCGCAGGACGCCGCCGTCGAACGGGCCCTCGCCGCCGCCGGGGTCACGCTCGCCGACGTCGACCGGTTCGTCCTGCCCCACCTGGGCCGCAAGCGGCTGCGGGCGGGACACCTCGCCCGCTTCGGCATCGCGGAGGAACGCACCACCTGGGAGTGGAGCCGGGGCATCGGGCACCTCGGCGCCGGCGACCAGATCGCCGGGTTCGACCACTTGGTCTCCTCCGGGAGCCTCGGCGCGGGGGACCTCGTGGTGTGGATGAGCGTGGGCGCCGGGTTCACGTACTCCTGCGCGGTCGTCGAGATGCTGGAACGGCCTGCCTGGGCGGCCACGACACCCACCCCACACACGAAGCTCGCAGGAGAGGCCGCATGA
- a CDS encoding acyltransferase domain-containing protein: MTAEHPLPVALLLPGQGSQHPLMATGLYGYEPVFTEAMDEFFDAAGPEGGPLREDWLAERPATELDHVTRSQPLLFAVDLALGRLVLSWGVRPAALLGHSIGELASAVLAGVFSTRDAVGLVLDRVGRLAKAPPGGMLAVAASTAEVEPYLSGDVVVGAVNAPRQTILAGPDGPLDEAGRALGEAGFVCRRVPSLSAFHSPVLEPACRGAAERFAVVRKNTPSVPVHSAYTAAPLTRDDIDDPSFWARQPVAPVLFWPALEGLLATGDHLLVEVGPGQGLSQVARRHPAVRRGTSTVVSLLPARPGPPEADRAAIEAAVARIEGAGHAVTTAAHPHPAPTA; encoded by the coding sequence ATGACCGCTGAACATCCCCTGCCCGTGGCCCTGTTGCTGCCGGGCCAGGGCTCCCAGCATCCGCTGATGGCCACGGGCCTGTACGGGTACGAGCCGGTGTTCACCGAGGCGATGGACGAGTTCTTCGACGCGGCGGGCCCCGAGGGCGGTCCGCTGCGCGAGGACTGGCTGGCCGAACGGCCCGCCACGGAGCTGGACCACGTCACCCGCTCGCAGCCGCTGCTCTTCGCGGTGGACCTCGCGCTCGGCCGGCTGGTCCTGAGTTGGGGCGTACGCCCGGCCGCCCTGCTCGGGCACAGCATCGGGGAGCTGGCCTCGGCGGTGCTGGCCGGGGTGTTCAGCACGCGGGACGCGGTGGGTCTTGTGCTCGACCGGGTCGGGCGGCTGGCGAAGGCCCCGCCCGGCGGGATGCTCGCGGTCGCCGCGTCCACGGCGGAGGTGGAGCCGTATCTGAGCGGGGACGTGGTCGTGGGCGCGGTCAACGCCCCGCGCCAGACCATCCTGGCCGGTCCCGACGGACCGCTGGACGAGGCCGGCCGTGCGCTGGGGGAGGCAGGGTTCGTCTGCCGCCGGGTCCCCTCCCTCAGCGCCTTCCACAGCCCCGTGCTCGAACCCGCCTGCCGGGGCGCGGCCGAACGCTTCGCCGTGGTCCGGAAGAACACGCCGTCCGTGCCGGTCCACTCGGCCTACACGGCCGCCCCGTTGACGCGGGACGACATCGACGACCCGTCCTTCTGGGCACGGCAGCCGGTTGCGCCGGTGCTCTTCTGGCCCGCGCTGGAGGGGCTGCTCGCGACGGGCGACCATCTGCTGGTGGAGGTGGGCCCCGGGCAGGGCCTGTCCCAGGTGGCCCGCCGCCATCCCGCCGTCCGGCGGGGCACGAGCACGGTGGTGTCCCTGCTGCCGGCCCGACCGGGTCCACCGGAGGCGGACCGGGCCGCGATCGAGGCCGCGGTGGCGCGCATCGAGGGGGCGGGCCACGCCGTCACGACGGCGGCCCACCCGCACCCCGCGCCGACCGCCTGA
- a CDS encoding class I SAM-dependent methyltransferase, which produces MDTSTYKSEVAAAFNSAAASYDRLGVEFFTPMGRRLVERAAPGEGARVLDVGCGRGACVFPAAERVGPTGRVVGIDVAEAMIEEAAKEAALRAADTVELRVMDGEHPDFEPGSFDVVLGSYSVIFLPDAPSALARYAPLLSPGGRLAFTSPVFSDDTFPFLPPVFTELIPRELLLDLPPQWQPERLSQRFNSWLADPADLARTLEKAGFQDVSVVDESVRLVAESGLAWVDWSHTQGMRLLWNHLADDKRQQLRERLITSLDAMRDGDGPLTIDTPVRYVTATART; this is translated from the coding sequence GTGGACACGTCCACGTACAAATCCGAAGTGGCGGCGGCCTTCAACAGCGCCGCGGCGTCCTACGACCGGCTCGGCGTGGAGTTCTTCACTCCGATGGGCCGGCGCCTGGTGGAACGCGCGGCCCCCGGCGAGGGCGCACGGGTCCTCGACGTCGGCTGCGGCCGGGGTGCCTGTGTCTTCCCGGCGGCCGAGCGGGTGGGGCCGACGGGCCGTGTCGTGGGCATCGACGTCGCCGAGGCGATGATCGAGGAGGCCGCGAAGGAGGCCGCGCTGCGCGCCGCCGACACGGTCGAGCTGCGGGTGATGGACGGGGAGCACCCCGACTTCGAGCCGGGCTCCTTCGACGTCGTCCTGGGCAGCTACAGCGTCATCTTCCTGCCCGACGCGCCCTCGGCACTGGCCCGTTACGCGCCGCTGCTCTCCCCCGGCGGGCGGCTCGCCTTCACCAGTCCGGTGTTCAGCGACGACACCTTCCCCTTCCTGCCGCCGGTGTTCACCGAGCTCATCCCGCGCGAGCTGCTGCTCGACCTGCCGCCGCAGTGGCAGCCCGAGCGGCTGTCGCAGCGCTTCAACAGCTGGCTCGCGGACCCGGCCGACCTCGCCCGCACCCTGGAGAAGGCGGGCTTCCAGGACGTGTCGGTCGTCGACGAGTCCGTGCGGCTGGTGGCCGAGTCGGGTCTGGCGTGGGTGGACTGGTCCCACACGCAGGGTATGCGCCTGCTCTGGAACCACCTCGCGGACGACAAGCGGCAGCAGTTGCGCGAGCGGCTGATCACCTCGCTCGACGCGATGCGGGACGGGGACGGACCGCTCACGATCGACACGCCGGTGCGGTACGTCACGGCGACCGCCCGCACCTGA
- a CDS encoding FAD-binding oxidoreductase, producing MNEFTRRGFLGSAAAVGGATVVATAVPGAQAAEAAVPEAAQGGACGARTGLVQVDRTDRRYQDLVSRGFNGRFRGKPDAVYVVHTADQVVDAVNRALDAGQRIAVRSGGHCFEGFVDDPAVRAVIDMSEMRQVSYDPAKRAFAVEPGATLGEAYRTLYLDWGVTIPAGVCPQVGVGGHVLGGGYGPLSRRDGVVADHLHAVEVVVVDASGRARKVVATNAAGDPNRELWWAHTGGGGGNFGIVTKYWFRTPGATGNDPSGLLPKAPKSTLRHIVTWEWSALTEKAFTRIIDNHGAWHQRNSAADTPYASLHSVFYLNSKAAGQILLDIQIDGGLDGAEGLLNDFVAAINEGTGVEPAVQRSTEPWLRATLANKFDTGGFDRTKSKGAYLRKPWTAAQTATLYRYLSADTQVWGEVSLYSYGAKVNSVPETATATAQRDSIIKVWMSATWMDPTQDDANLAWIREIYRDVFATTGGVPVPDDRTEGTFINYPDIDLADPEWNTSGVPWHTLYYKGNYPRLQKVKARWDPKNVFRHALSVRLPD from the coding sequence TTGAATGAATTCACGCGCCGTGGATTCCTCGGCAGCGCGGCGGCGGTCGGCGGGGCCACGGTGGTGGCCACGGCCGTCCCCGGTGCCCAGGCCGCCGAGGCCGCCGTCCCGGAAGCGGCACAGGGCGGCGCGTGCGGCGCCAGGACCGGGCTCGTCCAGGTGGACCGGACGGACCGGCGCTACCAGGACCTGGTCAGCCGGGGATTCAACGGACGGTTCCGCGGCAAGCCCGACGCCGTGTACGTCGTGCACACCGCGGACCAGGTCGTCGACGCCGTGAACCGGGCCCTGGACGCGGGGCAGCGGATCGCCGTGCGCAGCGGCGGCCACTGCTTCGAGGGCTTCGTGGACGACCCCGCCGTGCGGGCCGTCATCGACATGTCCGAGATGCGGCAGGTCTCCTACGACCCCGCCAAGCGGGCGTTCGCCGTGGAACCCGGGGCCACCCTCGGGGAGGCGTACCGCACCCTGTACCTCGACTGGGGCGTGACCATCCCGGCGGGCGTCTGCCCGCAGGTGGGCGTCGGCGGCCATGTGCTCGGCGGCGGGTACGGCCCGCTCTCCCGCCGCGACGGAGTGGTCGCCGACCACCTCCACGCCGTCGAGGTCGTCGTCGTGGACGCCTCCGGCCGGGCCCGCAAGGTCGTGGCCACCAACGCGGCCGGCGACCCCAACCGCGAGCTGTGGTGGGCCCACACCGGGGGCGGCGGCGGCAACTTCGGCATCGTCACCAAGTACTGGTTCCGTACGCCCGGGGCCACCGGCAACGACCCGTCCGGGCTGCTGCCCAAGGCGCCGAAGTCGACCCTGCGGCACATCGTGACCTGGGAGTGGTCCGCCCTCACGGAGAAGGCGTTCACCCGGATCATCGACAACCACGGGGCCTGGCACCAGCGCAACAGCGCCGCCGACACCCCGTACGCCAGTCTGCACAGCGTCTTCTACCTCAACAGCAAGGCGGCCGGGCAGATCCTGCTGGACATCCAGATCGACGGCGGACTGGACGGCGCCGAGGGGCTGCTGAACGACTTCGTGGCCGCGATCAACGAGGGCACGGGGGTGGAGCCCGCCGTCCAGCGGAGCACGGAGCCGTGGCTGCGCGCCACGCTGGCCAACAAGTTCGACACCGGCGGGTTCGACCGGACCAAGTCCAAGGGCGCGTATCTGCGCAAGCCGTGGACCGCCGCCCAGACCGCCACCCTCTACCGGTATCTGAGCGCCGACACCCAGGTGTGGGGCGAGGTCTCGCTCTACTCGTACGGCGCGAAGGTCAACTCCGTTCCGGAGACGGCCACCGCCACCGCCCAGCGCGACTCCATCATCAAGGTGTGGATGTCGGCCACATGGATGGATCCCACACAGGACGACGCCAACCTCGCCTGGATCCGGGAGATCTACCGCGACGTCTTCGCCACCACCGGCGGCGTCCCGGTGCCCGACGACCGGACCGAGGGCACCTTCATCAACTATCCCGACATCGATCTGGCCGACCCGGAGTGGAACACCTCCGGAGTGCCCTGGCACACCCTCTACTACAAGGGGAACTACCCGCGCCTGCAGAAGGTCAAGGCCCGCTGGGACCCCAAGAACGTCTTCCGGCACGCGCTGTCCGTACGGCTGCCCGACTGA
- a CDS encoding nitroreductase family deazaflavin-dependent oxidoreductase: MPEEREPEQSEQRSEQQSEQPSGPQSEPGSEQPEETPVDSPTGWVAAHIRRYDRSGGKEGAKWYGLDTLLLTTRGRKSGKLRRTAVIYGRDGDNVVVVGSNGGKPEHPLWYLNLVASPEAHVQIGEEHLDVRARTATAEEKPDLWKLMTGLFPQYKSYQKKTTREIPVVILEPVEP, from the coding sequence ATGCCGGAGGAGCGCGAGCCGGAGCAGTCGGAGCAGCGGTCGGAACAGCAGTCGGAACAGCCGTCGGGACCGCAGTCGGAACCGGGGTCGGAACAGCCCGAGGAGACACCCGTCGACAGTCCGACGGGCTGGGTCGCGGCGCACATACGCCGCTACGACCGCAGCGGCGGCAAGGAGGGGGCGAAGTGGTACGGGCTCGACACCCTGCTCCTCACCACCCGCGGCCGGAAATCGGGAAAGCTGCGCCGCACCGCGGTGATCTACGGCCGTGACGGCGACAACGTCGTCGTGGTTGGTTCGAACGGAGGAAAGCCCGAGCATCCGCTCTGGTATCTCAATCTCGTCGCCTCGCCCGAGGCCCATGTCCAGATCGGTGAGGAACATCTCGACGTGCGGGCCCGTACGGCGACCGCCGAGGAGAAGCCGGATCTCTGGAAGCTCATGACGGGGCTTTTCCCGCAGTACAAGAGTTACCAGAAGAAGACCACCCGGGAAATTCCCGTGGTGATTCTGGAGCCCGTCGAGCCGTAA
- a CDS encoding acyl carrier protein, whose product MSAFTTEDLFRIMRECAGEEEAVDLSSAAAEQEFALLGYDSLALMEAISRVERGYGITLPEETLGEALTPAAFVTAVNAALADRMPAAGAA is encoded by the coding sequence ATGTCCGCTTTCACCACCGAGGACCTGTTCCGGATCATGCGCGAGTGCGCGGGCGAGGAGGAGGCCGTCGACCTGTCCAGCGCCGCCGCGGAGCAGGAGTTCGCCCTGCTCGGCTACGACTCCCTGGCCCTCATGGAGGCCATCAGCAGGGTCGAGCGCGGCTACGGCATCACGCTGCCCGAGGAGACCCTCGGCGAGGCGCTGACCCCCGCGGCGTTCGTCACCGCCGTGAACGCCGCGCTCGCCGACCGCATGCCCGCGGCGGGGGCCGCCTGA
- a CDS encoding AfsR/SARP family transcriptional regulator — MEFGVLGPLYVRVDGETTAPSAPKLRNVLAMLLVHTGQVVPVPSLVRDLWDDDPPVSGLTTLQTYILNLRKMFSAVTGLTTDEVARDILVTRAGGYVLAAEAGTLDLHRYRRLVTSGREALVRGDDAAGVRDLNEALLMWRGPALVDVPAGRVLESRRRQLEESRLAAFEYLVDVELRLGMYREVLAELAALTVENPLHEGLHGQYMWALHLSGRRAQALQVFHRLRGALVAGLGLEPGPQVQRLHRAVLNADTDFEPRFAVGRTPVAVPASAFGGARPY, encoded by the coding sequence ATGGAATTCGGTGTGCTGGGACCGCTGTACGTCCGGGTGGACGGGGAGACGACCGCCCCGAGCGCCCCGAAGCTGCGGAACGTACTGGCGATGCTGCTCGTCCACACGGGACAGGTGGTGCCCGTGCCCTCGCTGGTGCGGGATCTGTGGGACGACGATCCACCCGTCAGCGGGCTGACCACGCTGCAGACGTACATCCTGAACCTGCGCAAGATGTTCTCCGCGGTCACCGGGCTGACCACCGACGAGGTGGCCCGCGACATCCTGGTGACCCGCGCGGGCGGATACGTGCTGGCCGCCGAGGCGGGCACGCTCGACCTGCACCGCTACCGCCGTCTGGTGACCTCCGGCCGGGAGGCGCTGGTGCGCGGCGACGACGCGGCCGGGGTACGGGACCTGAACGAGGCGCTGCTGATGTGGCGGGGCCCCGCGCTGGTCGACGTACCGGCCGGGCGGGTGCTGGAGAGCCGGCGCCGGCAGCTGGAGGAGTCCCGGCTCGCCGCCTTCGAGTACCTGGTCGACGTGGAGCTGCGGCTCGGCATGTACCGCGAGGTGCTGGCCGAGCTCGCGGCCCTCACGGTGGAGAACCCGCTGCACGAGGGGCTGCACGGCCAGTACATGTGGGCCCTGCACCTCAGCGGCCGCAGGGCCCAGGCGCTCCAGGTCTTCCATCGGCTGCGGGGCGCGCTGGTCGCGGGCCTCGGTCTGGAGCCGGGGCCCCAGGTGCAGCGGCTGCACCGGGCGGTGCTGAACGCGGACACCGACTTCGAGCCCCGTTTCGCGGTGGGCCGGACCCCGGTCGCGGTGCCGGCCAGCGCGTTCGGCGGGGCGCGCCCCTACTGA
- a CDS encoding class I SAM-dependent DNA methyltransferase, translating to MYGAGMAEIYELLHESRGKDYRVEAATVAGLVRARNPAAASLLDVACGTGAHLRHFAQLFDKVEGLELSDAMLSMARTAVPAAVLHGGDMRDLSLGRSYDAITCMFGSIAYLRDTAELTATLRSFAEHLTPGGVVAVDPWWFLETALDRHVSGDTVTVGAGTLTRVSHTERRGHTSHMVVHYVVADPDSGVQHFAESHTLTLFTRAEYEEAFTRAGLEVAYVEGIQSGRGLFLADRG from the coding sequence ATGTACGGAGCCGGGATGGCCGAGATCTACGAGCTGCTGCACGAGTCGCGCGGCAAGGACTACCGGGTGGAGGCCGCCACCGTCGCGGGGCTCGTACGGGCCCGCAACCCCGCGGCGGCCTCGCTCCTGGACGTCGCCTGCGGCACCGGCGCGCATCTGCGGCACTTCGCCCAGCTCTTCGACAAGGTCGAGGGACTCGAACTGTCCGACGCGATGCTGTCGATGGCCCGCACCGCGGTGCCCGCCGCCGTCCTGCACGGCGGCGACATGCGCGACCTCTCCCTGGGGCGCTCCTACGACGCGATCACCTGCATGTTCGGCTCGATCGCCTATCTGCGGGACACCGCCGAACTGACCGCGACTCTGCGGTCGTTCGCCGAGCATCTGACACCGGGCGGTGTCGTGGCGGTGGACCCCTGGTGGTTCCTGGAGACGGCCCTCGACCGCCATGTGAGCGGGGACACCGTGACCGTGGGCGCCGGGACGCTGACCCGTGTCTCCCACACGGAGCGCCGCGGGCACACCTCGCACATGGTGGTGCACTACGTGGTGGCCGATCCCGACAGCGGTGTGCAGCACTTCGCGGAGAGCCACACGCTGACGCTGTTCACCCGCGCCGAGTACGAGGAGGCGTTCACCCGGGCCGGGTTGGAGGTCGCCTACGTGGAGGGGATCCAGTCGGGCCGCGGCCTGTTCCTCGCGGACCGCGGCTGA
- a CDS encoding beta-ketoacyl-[acyl-carrier-protein] synthase family protein: protein MTARRVVITGLGVIAPGGVGTKAFWERIVSGVSATRTITAFDPAPFRSRMAAEVDFDGARHGLSARDTARLDRASQFALVAAREALADSGVEIDGSNAHRTGVSLGSAVGCTLKLEEEYVARSDGGTRWLVDHAAGTPYLYDYFVPSSMAAEVAWEAGAEGPAALVSAGCTSGLDSLGHAVELIREGSADIMIAGGSDAPIAPITVACFDAIKATSPRNDTPDHASRPFDRTRSGFVLGEGAAVLVLEERESALRRGAQVYAEIAGFAARANAHHMTGLRPDGLEMAAAITGALDDARLDREAVGYVNAHGTATRQNDIHETAAIKHSLGEHAHRVPVSSIKAVIGHSLGAVGSIEAAASALVIRHGVIPPTAGLHEPDPQLDLDYVPLTARDQPVDTVLTVGSGFGGFQSAMVLTASEGRRP, encoded by the coding sequence ATGACCGCCCGTCGGGTGGTGATCACCGGCCTCGGGGTGATCGCCCCGGGCGGTGTCGGCACGAAGGCGTTCTGGGAACGCATCGTCTCCGGAGTCTCCGCGACCAGAACCATCACGGCCTTCGACCCGGCGCCGTTCCGCTCCCGGATGGCCGCCGAGGTCGACTTCGACGGGGCCCGCCACGGACTGTCCGCCCGTGACACCGCCCGCCTCGACCGCGCCTCCCAGTTCGCCCTGGTCGCCGCCCGTGAGGCACTGGCCGACAGCGGTGTCGAGATCGACGGGAGCAACGCGCACCGGACCGGCGTCAGCCTCGGCTCCGCCGTCGGCTGCACGCTGAAACTGGAGGAGGAGTACGTCGCGCGCAGCGACGGCGGCACGCGGTGGCTGGTCGACCACGCGGCGGGCACCCCGTACCTGTACGACTACTTCGTGCCCAGCTCGATGGCGGCGGAGGTCGCCTGGGAAGCGGGCGCCGAGGGCCCGGCCGCACTCGTCTCGGCGGGCTGCACCTCCGGCCTCGACTCCCTGGGTCACGCCGTCGAACTCATCCGTGAGGGCAGCGCCGACATCATGATCGCCGGGGGTAGCGACGCGCCCATCGCGCCGATCACCGTGGCCTGCTTCGACGCCATCAAGGCCACCTCGCCGCGCAACGACACCCCCGACCACGCCTCGCGGCCCTTCGACCGGACCCGCAGCGGCTTCGTCCTGGGCGAGGGCGCCGCCGTCCTCGTCCTGGAGGAGCGCGAGTCGGCCCTGCGGCGCGGGGCGCAGGTGTACGCGGAGATCGCCGGCTTCGCCGCGCGCGCCAACGCCCACCACATGACCGGACTGCGCCCCGACGGACTGGAGATGGCCGCCGCCATCACCGGCGCGCTCGACGACGCCCGCCTCGACCGGGAGGCCGTCGGCTACGTCAACGCGCACGGCACGGCCACCCGGCAGAACGACATCCACGAGACGGCCGCCATCAAGCACAGCCTCGGCGAGCATGCCCACCGGGTGCCGGTCAGCTCCATCAAGGCGGTCATCGGCCACTCGCTCGGCGCCGTCGGCTCCATCGAGGCCGCCGCCTCCGCCCTGGTGATCCGGCACGGCGTGATTCCCCCCACGGCGGGACTGCACGAGCCGGACCCCCAACTCGACCTCGACTACGTGCCGTTGACGGCCCGCGACCAGCCCGTCGACACCGTGCTGACGGTGGGCAGCGGCTTCGGCGGCTTCCAGAGCGCGATGGTGCTCACCGCATCCGAAGGGAGGCGCCCATGA
- a CDS encoding antibiotic biosynthesis monooxygenase family protein, producing MTDHEPDAKEAGAVTFVNTFTVHAEPEVFEKEFARTSEFMARQPGLIRHTLSRHAERPGQYVNVAEWRDVASFRAAVSHADFQPHAGALRALAESRPELYLARLRRDGTAASEGPAPDGAAGAGERI from the coding sequence ATGACGGATCACGAGCCAGACGCCAAGGAGGCCGGCGCCGTGACCTTCGTGAACACCTTCACCGTGCACGCCGAACCCGAGGTGTTCGAGAAGGAGTTCGCGCGGACGTCCGAGTTCATGGCTCGGCAGCCGGGCCTGATCCGGCACACGCTCTCCCGGCACGCGGAGCGGCCCGGCCAGTACGTCAACGTCGCCGAGTGGCGGGACGTCGCCTCGTTCCGCGCGGCCGTCTCGCACGCCGACTTCCAGCCGCACGCCGGTGCGCTGCGGGCCCTCGCCGAAAGTCGGCCGGAACTGTATCTGGCCCGGCTGCGCCGCGACGGCACGGCGGCGTCCGAGGGCCCCGCGCCCGACGGGGCGGCCGGCGCGGGGGAGAGGATATGA
- a CDS encoding ester cyclase, protein MSDQIASVRRLVEAYNTGKTDDVADYIHPEYMNPGTLEFTSMRGPELFAINVAWVKRTFSEDARLEEVAIEENGDWVRARLVLYGRHVGEMVGMAPTGRLFSGEQIHLLHFVDGKIHHHRDWPDYQGTYRQLGEPWPEKEHRRP, encoded by the coding sequence GTGAGCGACCAGATAGCGAGCGTCCGGCGCCTGGTGGAGGCGTACAACACCGGGAAAACGGACGATGTGGCCGACTACATCCATCCGGAATACATGAATCCGGGAACTCTGGAATTCACCTCGATGCGCGGCCCGGAGCTTTTCGCGATCAATGTCGCGTGGGTCAAGAGGACGTTCTCGGAGGACGCGCGTCTGGAGGAGGTGGCCATCGAGGAGAACGGCGACTGGGTGCGCGCCCGGCTGGTGCTCTACGGGCGGCACGTCGGCGAGATGGTCGGCATGGCCCCCACCGGGCGGCTGTTCTCCGGCGAGCAGATCCACCTCCTCCACTTCGTCGACGGCAAGATCCACCACCACCGCGACTGGCCCGACTACCAGGGCACCTACCGCCAGCTCGGTGAGCCGTGGCCGGAGAAGGAGCACCGCCGTCCGTGA
- a CDS encoding ketosynthase chain-length factor, whose protein sequence is MTTAPTTAGPTTTEAGTARAVVTGVGVLAPNGIGAEEYWAATLRGRSGIARITRFDPSSYPSRLAGEVTGFSVRDHIPSRLVPQTDRTTQFALAGADWALADAGLNADSLPADERGVVTASASGGFEFGQRELGHLWGKDPKHVSAYMSFAWFYAVNSGQVSIRHDLRGPTGVLVTDQAGGLDAVAQARRRIRRGTPLMLTGGMDASLCPYGLAAQISAGILSRSEDPTRAYLPFDAAADGHVPGEGGAILTLEDADRARERGARVHGEIGGYAATFDPRPGSGRPSNLERAVRGALDDAGLRPGDIAFVLADGAGEPEPDRVEAQALTAVFGPGGVPVTVPKTMTGRLYSGAAPLDLVTALFALRDGLVPPTVHVEETTGHDIDLVTGAPRPVTGDAALVLARGRGGFNSAMVVRGPAAA, encoded by the coding sequence ATGACCACCGCGCCCACGACCGCCGGGCCGACGACGACCGAGGCCGGGACCGCAAGGGCCGTGGTCACCGGGGTCGGCGTCCTCGCGCCCAACGGGATCGGGGCCGAGGAGTACTGGGCGGCGACCCTGCGCGGCCGGAGCGGCATCGCCCGCATCACCCGCTTCGACCCGTCCTCGTACCCCTCCCGGCTGGCCGGTGAGGTCACCGGGTTCTCGGTGCGCGACCACATCCCCAGCCGGCTCGTCCCGCAGACCGACCGCACCACGCAGTTCGCCCTCGCGGGCGCCGACTGGGCGCTCGCGGACGCCGGGCTGAACGCCGACAGCCTGCCCGCGGACGAGCGCGGGGTGGTCACCGCCAGTGCCTCCGGCGGCTTCGAGTTCGGCCAGCGCGAACTGGGCCACCTGTGGGGCAAGGACCCCAAGCACGTCAGCGCGTACATGTCCTTCGCCTGGTTCTACGCGGTCAACTCCGGCCAGGTGTCCATCCGGCACGATCTGCGCGGGCCCACCGGGGTCCTCGTCACCGACCAGGCGGGCGGCCTCGACGCGGTCGCCCAGGCCAGACGCCGTATCCGCAGGGGCACCCCGCTGATGCTGACGGGCGGCATGGACGCCTCGCTGTGCCCGTACGGGCTCGCCGCGCAGATCTCCGCCGGGATCCTCAGCCGGAGCGAGGACCCCACCCGCGCCTATCTGCCCTTCGACGCCGCCGCCGACGGCCATGTGCCCGGCGAGGGCGGGGCGATCCTCACCCTGGAGGACGCGGACCGGGCCCGGGAGCGCGGGGCACGGGTCCACGGGGAGATCGGCGGGTACGCCGCCACCTTCGACCCCCGCCCCGGCTCGGGCCGCCCCTCCAACCTGGAGCGCGCCGTGCGCGGGGCACTGGACGACGCCGGACTGCGGCCCGGGGACATCGCGTTCGTCCTCGCGGACGGTGCCGGCGAACCGGAACCCGACCGTGTCGAGGCCCAGGCCCTGACCGCGGTCTTCGGGCCCGGCGGCGTACCGGTCACGGTCCCCAAGACCATGACGGGACGCCTCTACTCGGGCGCCGCGCCGCTCGATCTGGTCACCGCCCTGTTCGCCCTGCGGGACGGCCTCGTCCCGCCGACGGTCCACGTCGAGGAGACCACGGGCCACGACATCGACCTGGTGACCGGCGCCCCGCGGCCGGTCACGGGAGACGCCGCGCTGGTACTGGCACGGGGCCGCGGGGGCTTCAACAGCGCCATGGTCGTACGCGGTCCTGCGGCGGCCTGA